One window of the Pedobacter ginsengisoli genome contains the following:
- a CDS encoding Pr6Pr family membrane protein — protein sequence MEQATVKRGNWILVTGVATGCFALAGQFYLILQSEIVPVDESVIRYFSYFTILTNILVALCFTALLLRRKEGGFFTAPATLTATAVYISVVALVYNLILRFTWEPKGLQLIVDELLHLIVPILFVFYWFLFVPKELLKWRDTFAWLIYPFIYLMFILFRGSVSGFYPYPFVDVAKYGYATVFVNCFYVLVVFLVLSFLSVWIGGRFKKRTGN from the coding sequence ATGGAACAAGCAACTGTTAAAAGAGGTAATTGGATACTGGTGACAGGTGTTGCCACTGGTTGCTTTGCGCTAGCAGGGCAGTTTTACCTTATTCTCCAAAGCGAGATTGTTCCGGTTGATGAGTCTGTTATCAGGTATTTTAGCTACTTTACTATCTTAACGAATATTCTGGTGGCTTTGTGCTTTACTGCACTTTTACTAAGGAGAAAGGAGGGTGGATTTTTTACAGCGCCAGCTACCTTAACAGCAACGGCAGTTTATATTTCTGTAGTGGCCTTAGTTTATAATTTGATATTGAGGTTTACCTGGGAACCGAAAGGTTTGCAGCTGATAGTTGATGAGTTGCTACACTTAATTGTCCCAATTTTATTTGTATTCTATTGGTTCCTGTTTGTACCTAAAGAATTATTGAAGTGGAGGGATACATTTGCATGGCTTATTTATCCTTTTATTTATTTAATGTTTATCTTATTCAGAGGCTCTGTATCTGGATTTTACCCTTATCCATTTGTAGATGTAGCAAAATATGGGTATGCAACAGTATTTGTAAACTGTTTTTATGTACTGGTTGTATTCTTAGTATTGTCGTTTTTATCGGTTTGGATTGGAGGAAGATTTAAAAAGAGAACCGGTAATTAA
- a CDS encoding LytR/AlgR family response regulator transcription factor, producing the protein MNAIRAIIVDDEKHGIITLQHLLNQCCEEVEVVATCQKSTEAKVIIEENQPDIVFMDIEMPVMSGLDVLGQFNDFNFQTIFTTAYDQYAIAALRLNALDYLLKPIDKTELKEAVERFVNNETISSKKQFQMAKHFTHSRIMDTLALSSSKGLHFVKIKEILYLEATSCYTNIIMNDGQVHLVSKTLSSFEEALSDHSFFRAHKSFIINLDYIKHYIRGEGGEVVMANNTTINLSRTKKQEFLNFFTKI; encoded by the coding sequence ATGAACGCAATCAGAGCTATTATCGTTGACGATGAGAAGCATGGTATTATAACACTGCAGCATTTGCTGAACCAGTGTTGTGAGGAAGTTGAGGTGGTTGCTACTTGTCAGAAAAGTACCGAGGCTAAGGTAATTATAGAAGAAAATCAACCAGATATTGTATTTATGGACATAGAAATGCCTGTAATGAGCGGTTTGGATGTTTTGGGACAGTTTAATGATTTTAATTTTCAAACAATCTTTACTACCGCTTATGATCAGTATGCGATTGCGGCATTAAGATTAAATGCATTAGATTATTTACTAAAGCCAATTGATAAAACTGAGCTAAAAGAAGCTGTAGAAAGGTTTGTAAATAATGAGACTATTTCGTCTAAGAAACAGTTTCAAATGGCAAAACACTTTACTCATTCCAGAATTATGGATACCCTGGCCTTATCTAGCAGCAAGGGACTTCATTTTGTAAAAATCAAAGAAATATTATATCTGGAAGCTACCAGTTGCTATACCAATATTATCATGAATGATGGGCAGGTTCATTTGGTTAGTAAAACACTTTCTTCATTTGAGGAAGCTTTAAGTGACCATAGCTTCTTTAGAGCTCATAAATCCTTTATTATAAACCTTGACTATATAAAACATTATATAAGGGGAGAGGGAGGTGAAGTAGTGATGGCCAACAATACTACCATTAACCTAAGCAGAACCAAAAAACAGGAGTTCCTGAATTTTTTTACCAAAATATAA
- a CDS encoding histidine kinase, whose protein sequence is MGIKASVNCILILLCFLPYYGKTQSHLKDEVIRFDEGLPSDFVRQLALSKNGYLYLATRRGLSQYDGYRFLEHPAALTNITSLLVKGDAIYYHDVYNGLCLLKNFYDKPEVIAINKYHDTDPNNDHFENIFVDSEDRVWCSDFNNIKYFNANDTIGKVFFVDKNPDKSKRYLTFLEIKKGEIWVFTNHGSYVWRKGTGKLSVHPDARLRSLNYASALHINKDEILFGTADGILNRYNLRSREIKSLPSLPGNDRIVGMKKVVFDGLNQTLLYSDRLLYLLGDNDLKPKLLYSTDGQIINDVIVNNETKVIWIATNKGLVKLFNRYTSISNEMLPLDSQKPGNMMADIAEMSNGDIYTCGRDNLLWVYSKASGWRKMLLPAEDVKCESLHTNGSELFVSTNVGVFYTDTEKDKKLTKLPISLNTAIKKCILYKKKQLWVLPAGQPVQVWKWPSLEKEEGLVTNDKQFWSDNLWNDIYVHNDGKIWLIGWMPKDFGITIYSDALRAFTEVSKFKANSNHSMFSGDYYNRIAPAANNNVLVSGYGGWNLLNSYGEIKKLLNTKTYDVANDRVEGITEDNNGNIWFATEEGLNVYNRNTDKVIRISQIDGLPGDDLIYGFRKLKNGNLVVGVENGLSFIDVSKIVRSQLVNKLELCGIKINGKTINTNNPNIELKKGETELELLFSSLTYIDKRKIIYRYKFKDETKWNYLGNKAELPLRHLAPGDYHLLIEAGDNMENWQSKGLVVKVYVPAPFYKTQWFLFLMFGLIILGIVYVYRYLFHQHKLEEQYRRKLKDAEMQALRSQMNPHFMFNTLNSINSFVIEHKIEEASEYITTFSKLMRNILDNSKHTAISLDKELDTLKLYLNLEAVRLEHCFEYVIKFNKDIHPESLKVPPLILQPFAENAIWHGLRNREEKGLLEILIQRSDENILHITIRDNGIGRAAAESFMPSQFKHKSYGVDITSSRLKLLSSDSQIVIEDLYNEHNEATGTSVHIYLNMIY, encoded by the coding sequence ATGGGCATTAAGGCATCTGTTAACTGCATTTTAATATTGTTGTGTTTTTTGCCGTATTATGGCAAGACCCAAAGTCATTTGAAGGATGAAGTTATCCGATTTGATGAAGGATTACCTTCGGATTTTGTCAGGCAGTTAGCCTTAAGTAAAAACGGCTATCTGTATCTGGCAACCAGAAGAGGCTTATCACAATATGACGGTTATCGATTTTTAGAGCATCCGGCAGCCTTAACTAATATTACTTCACTTTTAGTTAAAGGGGATGCTATTTACTACCATGATGTTTATAATGGCTTATGCTTATTAAAAAACTTTTATGATAAGCCTGAGGTAATTGCCATAAATAAATATCATGATACAGACCCTAATAATGACCATTTTGAGAATATTTTTGTCGATTCGGAAGATAGGGTCTGGTGCAGTGATTTTAACAATATTAAATACTTTAATGCCAATGATACTATCGGTAAAGTATTTTTTGTTGATAAAAATCCGGATAAGTCAAAACGGTATCTCACTTTTTTAGAAATAAAGAAAGGGGAGATATGGGTGTTTACAAATCATGGCTCATATGTTTGGCGGAAAGGTACCGGAAAACTTAGTGTTCATCCGGATGCGAGGTTAAGAAGTCTTAATTATGCTTCGGCATTACACATCAACAAGGACGAAATTCTTTTTGGTACAGCTGACGGAATACTTAACCGGTATAACTTAAGGAGTAGGGAGATTAAGAGTTTGCCGTCTTTGCCTGGCAATGACCGAATTGTAGGTATGAAGAAGGTAGTGTTTGATGGCCTTAACCAAACTTTATTATATTCTGACCGGTTGTTGTATTTGCTAGGTGACAATGACTTAAAACCCAAATTACTTTATAGCACAGATGGACAGATCATTAATGATGTAATTGTAAATAATGAAACCAAAGTTATATGGATAGCAACAAATAAAGGACTCGTTAAGCTATTTAACCGGTACACTTCAATAAGTAATGAGATGCTGCCTCTTGATTCCCAAAAGCCGGGAAATATGATGGCAGATATTGCTGAGATGTCAAATGGTGATATTTATACCTGTGGCAGAGATAATCTGTTATGGGTATATAGTAAAGCCTCTGGCTGGCGTAAAATGTTACTCCCTGCAGAGGATGTGAAATGCGAGAGTTTACATACCAATGGTAGTGAACTTTTTGTAAGTACAAATGTTGGTGTTTTTTATACCGATACTGAAAAGGACAAAAAACTAACCAAGCTGCCAATATCCCTAAATACTGCAATAAAAAAATGTATTCTTTATAAAAAGAAACAACTTTGGGTGTTACCCGCCGGACAGCCTGTTCAGGTTTGGAAATGGCCTTCGCTTGAAAAAGAAGAGGGGCTGGTGACGAATGACAAGCAGTTTTGGTCCGACAATTTGTGGAACGATATCTATGTGCATAATGATGGTAAGATATGGTTGATTGGCTGGATGCCTAAAGATTTTGGGATTACAATTTACAGTGATGCTCTAAGAGCTTTTACTGAGGTAAGCAAGTTTAAGGCAAATTCAAACCATTCTATGTTTTCCGGAGATTATTACAATCGGATTGCCCCGGCAGCAAATAATAATGTGCTGGTTTCAGGATACGGTGGCTGGAATTTACTAAACTCATATGGAGAGATAAAAAAGCTCCTGAATACTAAAACGTACGATGTAGCCAATGATAGAGTTGAAGGAATTACTGAAGATAATAATGGTAATATATGGTTTGCTACTGAGGAAGGATTAAATGTTTATAACAGGAATACTGATAAAGTGATCAGGATATCGCAAATTGATGGGTTGCCAGGTGATGATCTGATATACGGATTCAGAAAACTGAAAAATGGAAATCTGGTTGTTGGTGTAGAGAATGGCCTGTCTTTTATTGATGTAAGTAAAATTGTGAGGTCTCAGCTGGTAAACAAACTGGAGCTTTGTGGTATTAAAATAAACGGCAAGACTATTAACACCAATAATCCTAACATTGAACTTAAGAAAGGCGAAACAGAACTTGAATTACTTTTCTCTTCATTAACTTATATTGATAAGCGGAAAATAATATATCGCTATAAATTTAAGGATGAAACGAAATGGAACTACCTGGGTAATAAGGCTGAATTGCCGTTAAGGCATCTTGCTCCGGGAGATTATCATTTATTGATTGAGGCAGGGGACAATATGGAGAACTGGCAATCAAAAGGATTGGTGGTAAAGGTATATGTACCCGCACCATTTTATAAAACACAATGGTTTTTATTCCTGATGTTTGGGCTTATTATATTGGGTATAGTATATGTTTACAGGTATTTGTTTCATCAACATAAGCTTGAAGAACAGTACAGACGAAAGCTTAAAGATGCTGAGATGCAGGCTTTGCGGTCGCAAATGAACCCTCACTTTATGTTTAATACTCTTAACTCTATAAATAGCTTCGTTATTGAGCATAAAATTGAGGAGGCAAGTGAGTACATAACTACGTTCTCTAAGTTAATGAGGAATATACTTGATAATTCTAAACATACAGCTATTTCTTTAGATAAAGAGCTTGATACACTAAAGCTTTATCTGAATTTAGAGGCCGTAAGGTTAGAGCATTGTTTTGAGTATGTTATTAAGTTTAACAAGGATATTCATCCGGAATCTTTAAAAGTACCGCCACTTATTTTGCAGCCCTTTGCCGAGAATGCCATTTGGCATGGATTAAGAAACAGGGAAGAGAAAGGGCTCCTGGAAATATTGATCCAAAGGAGTGACGAAAATATATTGCATATAACTATAAGGGACAATGGGATTGGTCGTGCGGCAGCAGAATCATTTATGCCAAGTCAGTTTAAACATAAATCATACGGGGTAGATATTACTTCGAGTAGATTAAAACTACTAAGCAGCGATAGTCAAATTGTAATTGAGGATTTATATAATGAACATAATGAAGCAACAGGTACATCTGTTCATATTTACCTTAACATGATTTATTAA
- a CDS encoding c-type cytochrome domain-containing protein: MTLLSIPDLIGRFHPILVHLPIGILLLGCLFQLLTINVKFSGLRPAVPLIYLLGGLGAVFSSVSGYLLSQSGDYDSNMVGIHQWLGISVSVISLSVYSMYKKQAKEATLNLVAVVLVVLITLTGHYGGSLTHGSDYISSALKDEGKGKAAIPPIANVQQAMTYTHMIQPLLQNRCYSCHGAEKQKGKLRLDGKDFILKGGEDGKTLVPGSAEESELIKRLLLPPSNEDHMPPKEKPQLTAEEIALLEWWVKQGADFNKKVADLKQSEQEKAVLLSFQTGAAKKENKLADIPEKEVGQADAAAVDKLKQAGVVVIPVLSSSNYLSASFVTAKASAEVLKLLEPLKKQLVWLNLANTALDDKGMLEVAKLDNLIRLNLSRTPVTDKGLALISKVNSLQYVNLVGTKVTASGVEQLRPLKGLNSIYLYQTAVAKDDEAKLKKVFAKVNLDFGGYVVPTLEKDTTEVKPPAAK, encoded by the coding sequence ATGACATTATTATCAATTCCCGACCTTATTGGCCGGTTTCATCCTATTCTTGTACACTTGCCAATAGGTATTTTGCTGTTGGGGTGCCTGTTTCAATTGCTTACTATAAATGTTAAGTTTTCTGGCTTAAGGCCTGCAGTGCCACTTATTTATTTACTTGGTGGATTGGGTGCTGTCTTTTCTTCTGTCAGTGGTTACCTATTGTCGCAAAGTGGAGATTACGACAGCAATATGGTTGGCATTCATCAGTGGTTGGGTATAAGTGTTTCCGTTATTTCGCTAAGTGTATATAGCATGTACAAGAAGCAGGCAAAGGAAGCAACATTAAACCTGGTAGCTGTAGTGTTAGTAGTTTTAATAACTCTTACCGGTCATTATGGTGGTTCACTTACCCATGGATCTGACTATATCAGTTCTGCCTTAAAAGATGAAGGTAAAGGTAAAGCTGCTATACCTCCAATTGCAAATGTGCAACAGGCAATGACATATACGCATATGATTCAGCCTCTGTTACAGAACAGATGCTATAGTTGTCATGGTGCTGAAAAACAGAAGGGAAAACTGAGGCTTGATGGAAAAGATTTTATATTAAAAGGGGGCGAAGATGGAAAAACATTGGTTCCGGGAAGTGCTGAGGAAAGTGAGCTAATTAAAAGATTGCTCCTCCCGCCATCTAACGAAGATCATATGCCACCTAAAGAAAAGCCCCAGCTTACTGCAGAAGAAATTGCATTGCTGGAGTGGTGGGTAAAGCAAGGGGCTGACTTTAATAAGAAAGTAGCAGACTTGAAGCAATCGGAACAGGAAAAGGCAGTTCTGCTAAGTTTCCAAACCGGGGCAGCCAAAAAAGAAAATAAACTGGCAGATATTCCTGAAAAAGAGGTTGGACAAGCAGATGCTGCTGCTGTTGATAAACTTAAACAGGCAGGTGTTGTAGTTATACCTGTGTTAAGTTCAAGTAATTATTTGTCTGCAAGTTTTGTTACTGCTAAGGCAAGTGCTGAGGTATTAAAACTCTTAGAACCATTAAAAAAGCAACTTGTTTGGCTTAATCTTGCCAATACGGCCTTAGATGATAAAGGGATGCTGGAAGTTGCCAAACTTGACAATCTGATTCGTCTTAATTTAAGCAGAACTCCTGTTACAGATAAAGGATTAGCATTGATAAGCAAGGTAAATTCCTTACAATATGTAAACCTTGTTGGTACTAAGGTGACTGCCTCAGGTGTGGAGCAGCTTAGGCCTTTGAAAGGGTTAAATAGTATTTATCTTTATCAAACTGCTGTTGCGAAAGATGATGAGGCAAAGCTTAAGAAAGTATTTGCTAAAGTGAATCTGGATTTTGGTGGTTATGTTGTGCCGACTCTTGAAAAGGATACTACTGAAGTGAAGCCTCCTGCTGCAAAATAA
- a CDS encoding alpha-L-fucosidase, with the protein MSILKAFITTGILSALTFSSSIAQDIERWDKQANEKENPNTKWFKEAKFGMFIHWGLYSKLGGVWNGKDYYGSGEWLMHQAKVPVADYAKVAKEFNPVKFNADEWADLAKDAGIKYMVITAKHHEGFAMYDSKVSDFNIVKASPYGKDPMKALSVATRKRGIEFGFYYSQFLDWHEPNGGGNNWDFDETKKDYLKYYKEKSIPQLKELLTNYGNLGIVWFDMPGGLDKKQTQELVDSMHALQPKSLFSSRVGQGLGDYRTFGDSEVPATPISGAWESIYTHNDSWGYITHDMNFKSPKEIIQLLANVASKGGNLMLNVGPDGEGNMPLYSIKYLRETGKWLQTNGKSIYGTTYGLIPAQPWGVTTSAPGKLYLHVLNNPRNGKIRVPGVNVAVTKVFQLANKQPAKWTKQGNDIIVDMPKSLNDHNTVLAVQFNGKLNDGYAASIPQVSQQYDFNTIEAVNANVKGNAKIESLTYSHYFGDWKHTTCITNMSNPEDEASFKFSVTEAGDYKILLEYSCPDASSKQEGLMSFNNTTYKFQTLRTSEFSSGKPLLFIKHPVAIVSVAKPGIYTIKLSPDTAGKSLFNLKSVILQPVL; encoded by the coding sequence ATGTCTATTTTAAAAGCATTTATAACCACTGGCATTCTCTCTGCATTAACATTTTCCTCATCTATAGCTCAAGACATTGAGCGATGGGATAAACAAGCAAATGAAAAGGAAAATCCTAACACCAAATGGTTCAAAGAAGCAAAATTCGGCATGTTTATCCACTGGGGTTTATATTCTAAACTAGGAGGAGTATGGAATGGCAAAGATTATTATGGTAGCGGCGAGTGGCTAATGCATCAGGCAAAGGTACCTGTGGCCGATTATGCAAAAGTTGCTAAAGAATTTAACCCTGTAAAATTTAATGCTGATGAATGGGCTGACCTTGCAAAGGATGCGGGCATTAAATACATGGTAATAACAGCCAAACATCACGAAGGTTTTGCCATGTACGATTCAAAAGTAAGTGATTTCAATATCGTAAAGGCCTCTCCATACGGAAAAGATCCTATGAAAGCACTTTCAGTTGCTACCAGAAAAAGAGGAATAGAATTTGGCTTTTACTACTCTCAGTTCCTGGATTGGCACGAGCCAAATGGCGGAGGCAATAATTGGGACTTTGATGAAACAAAGAAAGATTACCTAAAATATTATAAAGAAAAATCTATCCCCCAGCTAAAAGAATTGCTTACCAATTATGGTAACCTGGGTATTGTTTGGTTTGATATGCCTGGTGGACTGGATAAAAAACAAACTCAGGAACTGGTAGACAGTATGCATGCCTTACAGCCTAAAAGTTTGTTTAGCAGCAGGGTTGGCCAGGGCTTGGGAGATTACCGAACCTTTGGCGATTCTGAGGTTCCTGCAACACCAATCTCAGGTGCATGGGAATCTATATATACTCATAACGATTCATGGGGATACATAACCCACGATATGAATTTTAAGTCTCCTAAAGAGATTATCCAGCTGCTCGCAAACGTAGCCTCAAAAGGCGGCAACCTTATGCTAAATGTTGGCCCTGATGGAGAAGGAAATATGCCCCTATATTCGATAAAATATTTAAGAGAAACCGGTAAATGGCTCCAAACAAATGGCAAGAGTATTTATGGAACTACCTATGGATTAATTCCTGCGCAACCTTGGGGTGTTACTACCTCTGCACCGGGTAAACTTTATCTTCATGTATTAAACAACCCCCGAAATGGAAAAATTAGGGTACCTGGGGTAAATGTTGCAGTAACCAAAGTGTTTCAGCTTGCCAATAAACAACCCGCTAAGTGGACAAAACAAGGCAATGATATTATTGTTGATATGCCTAAATCCTTAAACGACCATAATACAGTGCTTGCAGTTCAATTTAATGGCAAACTCAACGATGGTTATGCAGCTTCAATACCACAGGTTTCACAGCAATATGATTTTAATACTATCGAAGCAGTAAATGCCAATGTTAAAGGAAACGCAAAAATCGAATCCCTTACCTATAGTCATTATTTTGGCGACTGGAAACACACAACCTGCATAACCAACATGAGTAATCCGGAAGATGAAGCATCATTTAAGTTCTCTGTAACAGAAGCAGGTGATTATAAAATACTGCTTGAATACTCATGTCCTGATGCTAGCAGTAAACAAGAAGGATTAATGAGTTTTAATAATACAACCTACAAATTTCAAACCTTAAGAACATCTGAATTCAGTTCAGGAAAACCCTTGTTGTTTATAAAACATCCTGTTGCCATTGTTTCTGTAGCTAAGCCAGGGATTTATACCATAAAGCTAAGCCCAGATACAGCCGGAAAATCCTTGTTTAATTTAAAATCAGTTATACTGCAACCTGTATTATAA
- a CDS encoding sugar phosphate isomerase/epimerase family protein — protein MHQNRRHFLKTTATATAAGLLAPLGEIVAQEIPSVKAKAGYELLFMATDWGFPGTTDEFCALAKKEGYEGIEVWWPGDNAKAQENLFTALKKHGLQVGFLCGGGESDAVAHLNTFKKNLDAATGNSFQKPVYINCHSGKDYFTYEQNKLFIDYTTKKAKETGVPIYHETHRGRMLFCAPIARNFIEKNPDLRLTLDISHWCVVHESLLSDQKQTIDLALERVSHIHSRVGHPQGAQVNDPRAPEWEGAIKAHLAWWDKVIERKKLKGERMTILTEFGPPDYMPTLPYTRQPVADQWAINVYMMNLLRKRYQL, from the coding sequence ATGCACCAAAACAGACGACATTTTTTAAAAACTACGGCAACTGCCACAGCAGCCGGATTATTGGCTCCACTTGGCGAAATAGTTGCTCAGGAAATTCCTTCCGTTAAAGCAAAAGCTGGATATGAATTGTTATTTATGGCTACCGATTGGGGCTTTCCGGGTACTACGGATGAGTTCTGTGCTTTAGCAAAAAAAGAAGGATATGAAGGGATAGAGGTTTGGTGGCCGGGTGATAATGCCAAAGCACAGGAAAACTTATTTACTGCATTAAAGAAACATGGTTTACAGGTTGGTTTTCTTTGTGGTGGGGGCGAAAGTGACGCGGTAGCACATTTAAATACCTTTAAAAAAAATCTTGATGCTGCAACCGGAAATAGCTTTCAAAAACCAGTGTACATTAACTGCCATTCGGGTAAGGACTATTTTACTTACGAACAGAATAAACTGTTTATAGATTATACAACCAAAAAGGCCAAAGAAACGGGAGTTCCAATTTATCATGAAACACATCGTGGACGAATGCTTTTTTGTGCACCTATTGCAAGAAATTTTATTGAGAAAAACCCTGATTTACGGTTGACGCTTGATATATCGCACTGGTGTGTTGTGCATGAAAGTTTACTTTCTGATCAAAAACAAACAATTGATCTTGCATTAGAAAGAGTTAGCCATATTCACTCAAGAGTTGGCCATCCACAGGGAGCACAGGTTAACGACCCGCGTGCGCCCGAATGGGAGGGCGCTATAAAAGCGCACCTGGCATGGTGGGATAAAGTTATTGAACGTAAGAAATTGAAGGGGGAAAGGATGACTATTCTAACAGAATTTGGCCCACCTGATTATATGCCAACTTTACCTTATACCCGACAACCAGTGGCAGACCAATGGGCAATAAATGTTTATATGATGAACCTGCTGCGTAAGCGTTATCAGTTGTAA
- the dcp gene encoding peptidyl-dipeptidase Dcp, protein MKTSFKIPLVAMLAILTSCQNNGKKNTTDDTASSSSNPFLNQSKLPYQAPDFDHIKDSDFKPAFTEGMRIHLEEIQKIANNTETPTFENTLVAMEKSGEMLTRVNRIFGLLTGANTNDDLQKLQEEIAPKLAAHQDAISLNPELFKRIESIYNTREKLKLDQESKRLITYYYQAFVLAGAKLSETDKTTLKKLNEQEASLSAKFSNQLLAAAKTGALVVNDKSELAGLSEGELAAAAQAAKANKLDGKWLLPLQNTTQQPSLQMLSNRTTRQKLFDASWNRAERNDTNDTRKAIVEIAKIRAEKAKLIGFPNYAAWKLQDQMAKTPEAVESFFSKLVPSATAKAKAEAADIQSIIDQQKGGFKVEPYDWNYYAEQVRKAKYDLDENQIKPYFELNKVLENGVFYAATQLYGITFKERTDLPVYHKDVKVYELFDKDQTTIGLFYCDYFKRDNKSGGAWMDNMVGQSKLLGTKPVIFNVCNFTKPAAGQPALISFDDVTTMFHEFGHALHGFFANQQYPSLSGANVARDFVEFPSQFNEHWAINPTVFKNYAVHYKTGEPMPQTLIDKIKKAGTFNQGYALTEVLAAAALDMQWHKLSAADPLQDADKFEISALQKTHLDLSYVPSRYRSSYFLHIWGNGYAAGYYAYLWTEMLDHDAFSWFEENGGLTRANGQRFRDMILSKGNTEDYGKMFRDFRGHDPNISAMQKYRGLVTK, encoded by the coding sequence ATGAAAACATCCTTTAAGATTCCTTTGGTTGCAATGCTCGCAATATTAACCTCATGCCAAAATAATGGCAAAAAAAACACAACAGACGACACGGCTTCATCATCCTCAAATCCCTTTCTTAATCAGAGTAAATTGCCTTACCAGGCACCTGATTTTGATCACATAAAAGATAGCGATTTTAAGCCCGCCTTTACCGAGGGCATGAGAATTCATCTGGAAGAAATTCAGAAAATCGCTAACAATACTGAAACGCCTACATTTGAGAATACACTTGTAGCAATGGAGAAATCTGGTGAAATGCTGACAAGGGTAAATCGGATATTCGGCCTGCTTACAGGTGCAAATACAAACGATGATCTACAGAAATTGCAGGAAGAAATTGCGCCTAAACTTGCAGCTCATCAAGATGCTATATCATTAAATCCTGAACTGTTCAAAAGGATTGAATCTATTTATAACACAAGAGAAAAGTTAAAATTAGATCAGGAATCAAAACGATTAATAACGTATTACTACCAGGCATTTGTTTTAGCGGGAGCCAAACTTTCGGAAACCGACAAAACAACTCTTAAGAAGCTGAATGAACAAGAGGCTTCTTTAAGTGCCAAATTTTCTAATCAGCTTCTTGCAGCTGCCAAGACAGGTGCTTTAGTTGTTAATGACAAATCAGAACTTGCCGGACTTTCAGAAGGTGAACTTGCAGCGGCTGCCCAGGCAGCAAAAGCAAATAAGTTAGATGGTAAATGGTTGCTACCTCTTCAAAACACCACCCAGCAACCTTCCTTACAAATGTTGTCAAATCGTACAACCAGACAAAAGCTATTTGATGCTTCCTGGAATCGTGCAGAACGAAACGACACAAATGACACCAGAAAAGCAATTGTAGAAATAGCAAAAATTAGAGCAGAGAAAGCTAAGCTTATTGGTTTTCCTAATTACGCTGCCTGGAAACTGCAAGATCAAATGGCCAAAACTCCAGAGGCAGTCGAGAGTTTCTTTTCTAAACTTGTTCCATCTGCAACAGCAAAGGCAAAAGCTGAGGCAGCAGATATTCAGTCTATAATAGATCAGCAAAAAGGTGGTTTTAAAGTTGAACCGTACGACTGGAACTATTATGCTGAACAAGTACGCAAGGCGAAATACGATCTGGACGAAAATCAGATCAAGCCTTACTTTGAATTAAATAAAGTACTTGAAAACGGTGTTTTTTATGCTGCTACACAGCTTTATGGGATCACTTTTAAAGAACGTACAGATCTTCCGGTTTACCATAAAGACGTAAAGGTATATGAGCTATTCGATAAAGACCAAACCACAATCGGCTTGTTTTACTGTGATTATTTTAAGCGCGACAATAAATCGGGAGGCGCCTGGATGGACAACATGGTTGGCCAATCTAAATTATTAGGCACTAAACCTGTTATTTTTAACGTATGTAATTTCACTAAACCGGCAGCTGGCCAACCTGCATTAATCAGTTTTGATGATGTTACTACCATGTTCCATGAGTTTGGTCACGCGTTGCATGGTTTCTTTGCTAACCAACAATATCCGAGTTTATCGGGAGCTAATGTTGCCCGTGATTTTGTAGAGTTCCCATCTCAGTTCAATGAGCATTGGGCAATAAATCCAACTGTATTTAAAAATTATGCAGTGCACTACAAAACAGGCGAACCAATGCCGCAAACATTGATTGATAAGATCAAAAAGGCAGGCACATTTAATCAGGGCTATGCATTAACCGAGGTCCTTGCAGCTGCGGCTCTTGATATGCAATGGCATAAACTCTCAGCAGCTGACCCTTTACAGGATGCAGATAAATTTGAAATTTCCGCCTTACAAAAAACACATCTTGATTTGTCTTATGTCCCATCACGCTACCGATCTTCTTATTTCTTACACATTTGGGGAAATGGATATGCTGCAGGTTACTATGCTTACCTATGGACAGAAATGCTAGATCATGATGCATTCTCCTGGTTCGAGGAAAACGGAGGATTAACTCGTGCCAATGGCCAACGCTTTAGAGACATGATACTTTCAAAAGGGAATACAGAAGATTATGGAAAAATGTTCAGAGATTTTCGTGGCCATGACCCAAACATTTCTGCAATGCAAAAATATAGGGGCTTAGTTACAAAATAA